A portion of the Bulleidia sp. zg-1006 genome contains these proteins:
- a CDS encoding Panacea domain-containing protein gives MKIEFSAKDAKIHPNSDILLVAQWFVEKAEMSHKKIQKLCFYAEVWSLLELGKDIVPEIRFEAWVHGPVCPKLYDELKKFGWRDIMIAEEFKSLVKKDLDKNLSGDQKRILQFVWDAYGDLTADELESLTHKEDPWKNARKGLRMFDSSQNEITSDAIIKYYSEKYAEFI, from the coding sequence ATGAAAATAGAATTTTCAGCAAAAGATGCTAAAATCCATCCAAATTCAGATATTCTTTTAGTGGCTCAATGGTTTGTTGAAAAAGCTGAAATGAGCCATAAAAAAATCCAAAAACTTTGTTTTTATGCTGAAGTTTGGAGTTTACTTGAACTTGGAAAAGATATTGTTCCGGAAATTCGTTTTGAGGCGTGGGTGCACGGTCCTGTTTGTCCAAAACTATACGATGAGCTAAAAAAATTTGGTTGGCGAGATATTATGATTGCAGAAGAGTTCAAAAGCCTTGTCAAAAAAGATTTAGATAAAAATTTGAGTGGTGACCAAAAAAGAATTCTTCAGTTTGTTTGGGACGCTTATGGAGATTTAACGGCCGATGAACTTGAATCTTTGACCCATAAAGAAGATCCTTGGAAAAATGCAAGAAAAGGATTGCGTATGTTTGATTCATCTCAAAACGAGATTACTTCTGATGCAATTATTAAATACTATTCTGAAAAATATGCCGAATTCATTTAA
- a CDS encoding tyrosine-type recombinase/integrase, translating to MARYYSRFHPHKSTYERKTDSKNGREVVKPIDRDDFAEMIRLCLVHRDAYRKRSTGYFRWYRNYIILILGVNTGCRINTLLEQIPRDYAGGKVTVTEHKTGKRQQYILSPEVYTILEEYIEEFGFTKYEFLFPKDLKTKDSIGRVTAWRWIKKLAKEAGIKYEVGCHSLRKSYGRWIWDETHDLLLVQRLLQHSSAEETQRYICLEENDVEKFRGKINHLARY from the coding sequence GTGGCTAGATATTATTCAAGATTCCATCCGCATAAATCAACTTATGAGCGGAAGACAGATTCAAAAAATGGGCGTGAAGTGGTTAAGCCGATTGATCGTGATGACTTTGCAGAGATGATTCGACTATGCCTTGTCCACAGAGACGCGTATAGGAAGCGTTCTACAGGCTATTTCCGATGGTACAGGAACTATATCATCCTTATACTAGGAGTCAACACAGGGTGCCGAATAAACACGCTTCTTGAACAAATTCCAAGAGACTATGCCGGTGGTAAAGTTACGGTCACGGAACACAAAACGGGAAAACGGCAACAATACATACTCTCTCCGGAAGTTTATACCATTTTGGAAGAGTATATTGAAGAATTTGGGTTCACTAAATATGAGTTTTTATTTCCGAAAGATTTAAAAACAAAAGATTCAATCGGTAGAGTTACGGCATGGCGTTGGATTAAGAAATTAGCCAAAGAAGCAGGCATCAAATATGAGGTGGGTTGCCACTCGCTTAGAAAAAGCTATGGGCGTTGGATTTGGGATGAAACACATGATCTTCTGTTAGTTCAAAGATTGTTACAACATTCTTCGGCAGAAGAAACTCAAAGATATATTTGTTTGGAAGAAAATGATGTGGAAAAATTCAGAGGAAAAATCAACCATTTAGCGAGGTATTAA
- a CDS encoding site-specific DNA-methyltransferase, producing the protein MRQQKIELFNDSFQNYKRYQIPKAQLVIADIPYNLSEKAYASNPQWYVDGDNSKGESKLAKSSFFDTEGYFRIPEYMHFCSKMLIKEPKEKGKSPAMIVFCAFEQIQEVIEQGKKYGFNNSYPLFFIKDYSSQVLKANMKIVGATEYAVVLYRDKLPKFNNDGKMVFNWFKYPRDNKTPHIHPTQKPLPLLRRLIEIFTDEGDVVIDPCAGSGSTLRACAEINRSCYGFEIKKDFYKQAKEKMLKNIQTSLLL; encoded by the coding sequence ATGAGACAACAGAAAATAGAGTTATTTAACGATAGCTTTCAAAATTACAAACGGTATCAAATACCAAAAGCTCAGTTGGTGATAGCCGATATACCGTACAATTTATCAGAAAAAGCCTATGCTAGTAATCCACAATGGTATGTAGACGGTGATAATTCAAAAGGAGAAAGTAAACTAGCTAAAAGCTCATTCTTTGACACGGAGGGATATTTTAGAATTCCGGAGTATATGCACTTTTGCTCAAAAATGTTAATTAAAGAGCCGAAAGAAAAAGGGAAATCACCAGCCATGATTGTGTTTTGTGCATTCGAGCAAATCCAAGAAGTTATAGAACAGGGGAAAAAGTATGGGTTTAATAATTCATATCCTTTATTTTTCATTAAAGACTATAGTAGTCAAGTTTTAAAAGCGAACATGAAAATTGTTGGTGCCACAGAATATGCAGTGGTTCTATACCGGGATAAATTACCAAAATTCAATAATGATGGAAAGATGGTGTTTAACTGGTTCAAATACCCACGAGATAATAAAACGCCACATATTCATCCAACGCAAAAACCACTTCCTCTGCTTAGAAGATTGATTGAAATATTTACAGATGAGGGGGATGTAGTGATCGATCCATGTGCTGGTAGTGGTTCAACGCTAAGAGCTTGTGCAGAAATTAATCGTTCATGCTATGGTTTTGAAATCAAAAAAGATTTTTACAAACAAGCAAAAGAAAAAATGCTTAAGAATATTCAAACAAGTTTGTTACTTTAA
- a CDS encoding phage replisome organizer N-terminal domain-containing protein: MAERKYFWIKLKKDFMTSDAVDFLMSQKNGSEYVVLYQMLCLMTVKSNGKLERQLNEIIIPYDIEKIQRDTKYFNIDTVRTALNLYVSLGLIYKDENGCLSIANFKNLVGSETGAAERMRKMRNNVTPMLQNCDELRYTDIDKDIDKDIDIDNKKEINKEKRKNFQKPTLQELIDFCNSENLENVDCEKFINYYDSNGWLVGKNPMKDWKATARNWNRKQFPQSTYKTRRVQLEAKHLNDNQTLDFNVEDLPF; this comes from the coding sequence ATGGCAGAGAGAAAATATTTTTGGATAAAACTTAAAAAAGATTTCATGACAAGTGACGCAGTTGATTTCTTGATGTCCCAAAAAAATGGGTCTGAATATGTGGTTCTTTATCAAATGCTATGCCTGATGACGGTTAAATCAAACGGAAAATTAGAAAGGCAGCTCAATGAAATAATTATTCCGTATGATATCGAAAAAATTCAAAGAGATACTAAATACTTCAACATCGATACAGTTAGAACCGCATTAAATTTATATGTTAGTTTAGGACTTATTTATAAAGATGAAAATGGCTGTTTGAGCATTGCAAATTTCAAAAATTTGGTTGGAAGTGAAACGGGGGCGGCTGAACGTATGCGAAAAATGCGTAACAATGTTACGCCGATGTTACAAAATTGTGACGAACTACGTTACACAGATATAGATAAAGATATAGATAAAGATATAGATATAGATAATAAAAAAGAAATAAATAAAGAAAAAAGAAAAAATTTCCAAAAACCAACCCTCCAAGAATTAATTGACTTTTGCAATTCTGAAAACCTTGAAAATGTTGATTGTGAGAAATTCATAAACTACTACGATTCAAACGGTTGGCTAGTTGGTAAAAATCCTATGAAAGATTGGAAAGCTACTGCTAGAAATTGGAATCGAAAACAATTTCCGCAGTCAACATACAAAACACGTAGAGTTCAATTAGAAGCCAAACATTTAAACGATAATCAAACCCTAGATTTTAATGTGGAGGATTTACCATTCTGA
- a CDS encoding polymer-forming cytoskeletal protein — MKNKKYQLTTDIKTFNGIKLHRIKALIDFGNVKAGEYGGYIQDERDLSQIGKAWVKDNARVKDNAFIENDVVVSGDATVCGNAVVYGNAWVEGNARVNGNAVVNGNACIGGDAKVYGNAKVYGNAWVEGNAWVCGNAVVSENARVEGNAWVCGNAVVSENARVEGNAGVNGNAVVIDNARVEGNARVNGNAVVNGNACIRGGTKVYGNACIGGDALVSSEADYVYVKGFGSKYRHTSFFRQKDGSIGVVCGCFCGTLEEFRKKVRETHKNTKFAEEYLMLANLIEFHFNKENK; from the coding sequence ATGAAGAACAAAAAATACCAATTAACAACAGACATAAAGACATTTAATGGAATCAAATTGCATAGAATCAAAGCTTTAATTGATTTTGGAAATGTAAAGGCTGGAGAATACGGCGGCTATATTCAAGACGAAAGAGATTTAAGCCAAATCGGTAAGGCTTGGGTCAAAGATAATGCTCGGGTTAAAGATAACGCTTTTATTGAAAATGACGTAGTGGTTAGTGGAGACGCAACGGTCTGTGGAAATGCTGTGGTCTATGGAAACGCATGGGTCGAAGGCAACGCAAGGGTTAATGGAAATGCTGTGGTTAATGGAAACGCATGTATTGGAGGTGACGCAAAGGTCTATGGAAACGCAAAGGTCTATGGAAACGCATGGGTCGAAGGCAACGCATGGGTTTGTGGAAATGCTGTGGTTAGTGAAAACGCAAGGGTCGAAGGCAACGCATGGGTTTGTGGAAATGCTGTGGTTAGTGAAAACGCAAGGGTTGAAGGTAACGCTGGGGTTAATGGAAATGCTGTGGTTATTGATAACGCAAGGGTTGAAGGTAACGCAAGGGTTAATGGAAATGCTGTGGTTAATGGAAACGCATGTATTAGAGGTGGCACAAAGGTCTATGGAAACGCATGTATTGGAGGTGACGCTTTGGTTAGTAGTGAGGCAGATTATGTATATGTTAAAGGCTTCGGTTCGAAATACAGACATACAAGCTTTTTTAGACAAAAAGACGGGTCTATAGGCGTTGTGTGCGGATGCTTCTGTGGAACTTTAGAAGAATTTAGAAAAAAAGTAAGAGAAACTCATAAAAATACTAAATTCGCAGAAGAATACTTAATGTTAGCGAATTTAATAGAATTTCATTTCAACAAGGAGAACAAATGA
- a CDS encoding Rha family transcriptional regulator: protein MEQLVKIQKDNIYGYVVSSRVIAEELGKQHKHVLESLDNLKSSSTADISALLISGEYIASNGKKNREYLLTKDGFTLYMFNIQGYNDFKIAYINKFNELEKQVKELQPLIPQDYPSALRALAESVEHQQALAIELREKSDLIDTLQPKASYYDLVLQCKDLLTTTMIAKDYGFSAHKLNSLLVEDNIQYKQSNRYFLYAKYAGKGYAGSKTYPITKGGEPATASSLAWTQKGRLFIYDWLKNKGILPCIERN from the coding sequence ATGGAACAATTAGTAAAAATTCAAAAAGATAACATTTACGGCTATGTCGTATCAAGCCGAGTGATTGCGGAGGAACTCGGCAAACAGCATAAGCATGTTTTGGAAAGCTTAGACAACTTAAAAAGTAGTAGTACAGCCGACATTTCGGCTCTACTAATTTCAGGTGAATATATCGCTAGTAACGGGAAAAAGAACAGAGAATATCTCCTTACTAAAGACGGATTCACCCTCTACATGTTCAATATTCAAGGATACAACGATTTCAAGATAGCGTATATCAACAAATTCAATGAATTAGAAAAGCAAGTCAAAGAGTTGCAACCACTTATTCCGCAAGATTATCCAAGTGCCTTAAGAGCCTTAGCTGAAAGTGTGGAACATCAACAAGCGTTAGCGATTGAGTTAAGAGAAAAGAGCGACTTAATAGATACTCTGCAACCAAAAGCGAGCTATTACGATTTAGTGCTTCAATGTAAGGACTTGCTGACAACCACGATGATTGCTAAGGATTATGGCTTTAGTGCTCACAAGTTAAACAGTCTTTTAGTTGAAGATAATATCCAATACAAACAAAGTAATAGATATTTCTTATATGCCAAGTATGCAGGCAAGGGATATGCGGGAAGTAAGACTTATCCAATCACAAAGGGTGGAGAGCCGGCAACGGCTTCAAGTTTAGCATGGACACAAAAAGGAAGATTGTTTATCTACGATTGGTTAAAAAACAAGGGTATTTTACCTTGTATTGAAAGGAATTGA
- a CDS encoding helix-turn-helix domain-containing protein: MNKIPLKYARELRGLTQVEAAKLIGISVDTLSNYERGKSYPDIPILRKIEDVYGIPYSNLIFLPEDYDLTVNTL, from the coding sequence TTGAATAAAATACCATTAAAATATGCAAGAGAATTAAGAGGACTAACTCAAGTAGAAGCAGCAAAATTGATTGGAATATCTGTAGATACTTTAAGTAATTATGAGCGTGGAAAAAGCTATCCGGATATACCTATTTTAAGAAAAATTGAAGATGTATATGGTATTCCATATAGCAACCTAATTTTTTTGCCAGAAGATTACGATTTAACCGTAAACACCCTTTAG
- a CDS encoding LexA family transcriptional regulator, translated as MNNNLGNKETMADNIKYYMKKFNKSRMDMCNALGVKYTTFTDWVKGNSYPRIDKIELMANYFGITKSDLVEVRDTLTEIPMSNIVFDDYFPLHYYSGLSAGSFEELLEAEPDSVVYVPIIFQGRKKRLHAFKVNGTSMNNVIPDGSIVVIEDTHNNAMRYSDGTIIIAFMDGTATVKRLYSSGNQIMLMPDSSDKSHMPILITQEQQLIIIGKVIWHMNPEDIAEKWY; from the coding sequence ATGAATAATAATTTGGGAAACAAAGAAACAATGGCTGATAACATTAAATATTACATGAAAAAATTTAATAAAAGCCGAATGGATATGTGCAACGCTCTGGGAGTTAAATACACCACCTTTACCGATTGGGTTAAAGGAAATTCATACCCTAGAATTGATAAGATTGAATTAATGGCTAATTATTTTGGAATAACTAAATCAGATTTAGTTGAAGTTCGTGACACCCTAACCGAAATACCAATGTCTAATATTGTTTTTGATGATTACTTCCCTCTCCACTATTATTCGGGGCTTTCTGCCGGTAGCTTTGAGGAGCTTCTGGAAGCTGAACCGGATAGCGTAGTTTATGTTCCTATCATCTTTCAAGGGCGTAAAAAACGTTTACATGCTTTTAAGGTAAATGGTACATCCATGAACAATGTTATCCCGGATGGCTCTATTGTGGTCATAGAAGACACGCACAACAACGCTATGCGATATTCCGACGGAACAATCATTATCGCCTTCATGGACGGCACAGCAACCGTTAAACGTTTATATTCAAGTGGAAATCAAATAATGCTCATGCCGGATAGCTCTGATAAAAGCCATATGCCCATCCTTATTACTCAAGAACAGCAATTAATTATTATCGGAAAAGTCATCTGGCATATGAACCCGGAAGATATAGCGGAGAAATGGTATTGA